From the genome of bacterium, one region includes:
- a CDS encoding B12-binding domain-containing radical SAM protein, which yields MAADLGLAYLHQSLKRGGHESHYVDNMLEPLGAQGLVERFGRRGPWILGAKLFTHQIREWRAFVRAVKALDPHVVTVGGGHHPSAVVQDVFDNIPEMDYGFASEGEIGFPMFATAIENGAATADLEKVPGLVFRRNGEVVANPTALVEDINDLDAPPWDDLPVREYLKHKTPLRNAAMTPLTTTRGCPYRCTYCAGFRVAGRGMRYRDSMRVVDEIEFLHRKYGVESVSIQDENFSVRKHHVQDFCRTLIDRKLPVRWDGLATGVRLDGLDLETYKLMEQSGCHAISVAIESADQTVLKEMKKGTYIDDQAKRIREIKTHTKIRVNGYFILGYPTQNAESIQLTRKFARRSELDFAFFFLFTPLPGTAVTKLLVQDGRLAPDIWETFQYDAPSLPLPDMTPTQLKRAQMLAYLGFYLRGRRFVTLLKAVFGAGQFRDLCRRLSGTFLWRRSAPAAIS from the coding sequence GTGGCGGCCGATCTGGGGCTCGCCTACCTGCACCAGTCGCTGAAACGCGGCGGGCACGAATCCCATTACGTGGACAACATGTTGGAACCGCTGGGCGCGCAGGGGCTCGTCGAGCGTTTCGGCCGCCGCGGACCGTGGATTCTGGGCGCCAAGCTGTTCACGCACCAGATCCGCGAATGGCGGGCGTTCGTCCGCGCGGTCAAGGCGCTGGATCCGCACGTCGTGACCGTCGGCGGCGGTCATCACCCGTCCGCGGTCGTCCAGGACGTTTTCGATAATATTCCGGAGATGGACTACGGTTTCGCAAGTGAAGGCGAAATCGGTTTTCCGATGTTTGCGACGGCGATCGAGAATGGCGCCGCCACGGCCGATCTGGAGAAAGTGCCCGGGCTCGTTTTTCGCCGAAACGGCGAAGTCGTCGCCAATCCGACGGCCCTTGTCGAGGACATCAACGATCTGGACGCGCCGCCCTGGGACGACCTGCCAGTCCGTGAATATCTCAAGCATAAAACGCCATTACGCAACGCCGCGATGACCCCCTTGACCACGACGCGCGGCTGTCCCTACCGCTGCACCTATTGCGCCGGGTTCCGCGTCGCCGGGCGGGGGATGCGCTATCGGGATTCCATGCGCGTGGTGGACGAAATCGAGTTTCTCCATCGGAAGTACGGCGTGGAATCGGTCAGCATCCAGGACGAAAACTTTTCCGTGCGCAAGCATCACGTTCAGGATTTCTGCCGGACCCTCATCGACCGCAAACTGCCGGTCCGCTGGGACGGCCTGGCCACCGGCGTGCGTCTCGACGGGCTCGACCTGGAGACGTACAAATTGATGGAGCAAAGCGGCTGCCACGCCATCAGCGTCGCCATCGAGTCCGCGGACCAGACGGTGCTGAAGGAGATGAAAAAGGGCACTTACATCGACGATCAAGCCAAGCGCATCCGCGAAATCAAGACGCACACCAAAATCCGCGTGAATGGCTATTTCATTCTCGGCTATCCGACGCAGAACGCGGAATCGATCCAACTGACTCGCAAGTTCGCGCGCCGCTCGGAACTGGATTTTGCGTTTTTCTTCCTGTTCACGCCTCTGCCCGGCACCGCCGTGACGAAGCTTCTGGTTCAGGACGGCCGGCTCGCGCCGGATATCTGGGAGACGTTTCAATACGACGCCCCCAGCCTGCCGCTGCCCGACATGACCCCGACGCAGCTCAAGCGGGCGCAGATGCTGGCGTATCTGGGTTTTTACTTGCGCGGCCGCCGGTTTGTGACGCTGCTTAAGGCGGTCTTCGGCGCGGGCCAATTCCGCGATCTGTGCCGTAGGCTGTCCGGCACGTTTCTTTGGCGCCGGTCGGCGCCCGCGGCAATCTCTTGA